The DNA window TGGACACACTATTATAATTTTGAGAGAATACATCAATCTCTCAATTATGAGACACCCGCACATATATATTTAGGTGTAAACTCAATATAGGATAGAACATATTAGAACTAACCGATACCTTTATAAATCCAAATCTAATTCAAGGAATTACAATGACAGAAAAACTATCATGCAATTCATGTAAAATGGATATAGCAAATAATCCTGGCAACGTATCGTTTAAATGCCCAAACTGCGGTAAATACACAGTTATAAGATGTAAACATTGCAGGGAAATTGTTGCGAAATACAAATGCGCAGAATGCGGATTTGAAGGTCCAAACTAAATTTTAGAGTATTTAAAAAAATGGCAAACGCAATAATTACACTAAAAATTATGCCTATAAGTCCCAACGTAGATTTAACTAAATTAGAAATGCAAGTTAAAGACAAGATTAAAACATTCAGTGGGGAAACTCAGACTAAAACCGAAATTGAACCTATCGCTTTCGGTTTAAACGCTTTAAAAATTATATTTGTTATGGATGAATCACGAGGCTCAACAGAACCGCTTGAAAAAGAGATTGAAACTATTAAAAATGTAAACTCTGTAACAGTAACTGATGTCAGAAGAGCACTGGGTTAAAATCCTATTTGGGCTTTAACTTTCTTTTTCTTGATTTCAAACTTTGAAAATATCCCTATTAATGAAATAATAAAAAATGTGCCCAAAAAAACAGATGGCGCAAACAATATCAAAGGAAGATTAGTTGTAAATATCCCTAACTGGATTGCTATCATCAAAATTACTAAACTTTCTACATCTACACATAACATTGAAGAACTGATAATCCCGGACATTTTCAAACCAACTTTTCTCAGATAAATATATGTAGATATAAAACGAATACTTGCATAGGTTAAAAAAATTAAAACAGATAAACCTAAATTATTCCATATCTCAACCAAATCTATTTCTAGACCGAACCATACAAAAAATAATGGGATGAACAAACCGAAAGATACTGATTTAATTTTATCAGTAAAGCTTCTTGTATCAGCAAATGGCATTTTAGCAACCAAAACTCCGGCAATAAAAGCGCCAAGCACTGATGAAAATCCAATGACTTCAGTGAAATATGCTAACGCTAAAACTAATACTAAAGCCAATGAAAATTCAGACTCTTCAATATGCATTTTTAACACAAATTTTGTGATCTTTGATAAAAAATAAACCAACCCAAAAGCAACACCCAAAAATAATAAAAATCCACCTACTTTTAATATAGTCGCTTCCAATAAAGGATTCATAAATAAGGTAATTACAGTAAAAAATGATAAACCTAAAACAATATTTATTATTGCAGATGAAATAGTCATCTTACCAACTGGACCATCCATTAACTTTTTTGACAGCAAAACTTTAGCTGGCACACCAACATCAATAATTGCAAATGCTAAACCTAATACAATTGCTTGTGTTGCATCAAAATTAATGCCAAAATATTGGGGGATATGATAGAAGAAAAAACTCATTATAATCATTAATAAAATTAATAAACCTATACCTAACCTTAGAGCGTGCGTGTTTTCATAAATTTCTTCGATATGCTCTTGTTTTAACCCTGCAACAAACAAAATTAATACAGAGCCAATAATTGCAAATGGTTCGATAGATTCAGCATGTATCCAATTTAAGATTGAGGGTCCAAAAATTAACCCCGCAAGAAGTTCACCTAAAGTTGCTTCTAACCCTATCTTATCAAAAAATCCGCCCAATAATTTTGCAGTAATTATTAGGAGCAACAATATTAATAAAATATTTTCTATCATGGTTATTTAATTTTTAATTGCCTCAATAATAT is part of the Candidatus Woesearchaeota archaeon genome and encodes:
- a CDS encoding RNA-binding protein; translated protein: MTEKLSCNSCKMDIANNPGNVSFKCPNCGKYTVIRCKHCREIVAKYKCAECGFEGPN
- a CDS encoding elongation factor 1-beta — protein: MANAIITLKIMPISPNVDLTKLEMQVKDKIKTFSGETQTKTEIEPIAFGLNALKIIFVMDESRGSTEPLEKEIETIKNVNSVTVTDVRRALG
- a CDS encoding cation:proton antiporter, with the translated sequence MIENILLILLLLIITAKLLGGFFDKIGLEATLGELLAGLIFGPSILNWIHAESIEPFAIIGSVLILFVAGLKQEHIEEIYENTHALRLGIGLLILLMIIMSFFFYHIPQYFGINFDATQAIVLGLAFAIIDVGVPAKVLLSKKLMDGPVGKMTISSAIINIVLGLSFFTVITLFMNPLLEATILKVGGFLLFLGVAFGLVYFLSKITKFVLKMHIEESEFSLALVLVLALAYFTEVIGFSSVLGAFIAGVLVAKMPFADTRSFTDKIKSVSFGLFIPLFFVWFGLEIDLVEIWNNLGLSVLIFLTYASIRFISTYIYLRKVGLKMSGIISSSMLCVDVESLVILMIAIQLGIFTTNLPLILFAPSVFLGTFFIISLIGIFSKFEIKKKKVKAQIGF